From a single Sinomonas atrocyanea genomic region:
- a CDS encoding NAD-dependent malic enzyme, producing the protein MASPSPGNSITLRVDAPSRISITSELAAAVAAAGAPVTALDISESHHDQLVVDITCNTTSEQHAEQVAAALEALEDVTVRKVSDRTFLMHLGGKLEVVPKVPLRNRDDLSRAYTPGVARVCRAIAENPDDARRLTVKRNTVAVVTDGTAVLGLGDIGPAAALPVMEGKAALFKQFANVDAWPVCLDTKDTEEIIRIVKAIAPVYGGVNLEDIAAPRCFEIEARLREELDIPVFHDDQHGTAIVTLAALVNALKIVQKKIEDVRIVVSGVGAAGNAIVQLLKAQGARNIIACDRKGAIHRGQQHTDAHRIWIAENTNPEAFSGTLVEALKGSDVFIGVSAPNLFGPEEVATMAEKAIVFAMANPDPETDPIAAADHAAVVATGRSDFPNQINNVLAFPGIFRGLLDAGVSDITPAMLVAAARAIAARVSDEELNASFIIPSVFDPHVAQDVAAAIVAAVQA; encoded by the coding sequence ATGGCGAGTCCCAGCCCCGGCAACTCCATCACCCTGCGCGTCGACGCCCCCAGCCGGATCAGCATCACGAGCGAGCTCGCGGCAGCCGTCGCGGCGGCGGGCGCGCCCGTCACAGCGCTCGACATCAGCGAGTCCCACCACGACCAGCTCGTCGTCGACATCACGTGCAACACCACCTCGGAGCAGCACGCGGAGCAGGTCGCCGCAGCGCTCGAGGCCCTCGAGGACGTGACCGTCCGCAAGGTCTCGGACCGCACCTTCCTCATGCACCTCGGCGGCAAGCTCGAGGTCGTCCCGAAGGTTCCCCTCCGCAACCGCGACGACCTCTCGCGTGCCTACACCCCCGGCGTCGCCCGCGTGTGCCGCGCCATCGCGGAGAACCCCGACGACGCCCGCCGCCTGACCGTCAAGCGCAACACCGTCGCGGTGGTCACCGACGGCACCGCCGTGCTCGGCCTCGGCGACATCGGCCCCGCCGCGGCCCTGCCGGTCATGGAGGGCAAGGCGGCGCTCTTCAAGCAGTTCGCCAATGTCGACGCGTGGCCCGTCTGCCTCGACACGAAGGACACCGAGGAGATCATCCGGATCGTCAAGGCCATCGCCCCCGTCTACGGCGGCGTGAACCTCGAGGACATCGCGGCGCCGCGCTGCTTCGAGATCGAGGCCCGCCTCCGCGAGGAGCTCGACATCCCGGTGTTCCACGACGACCAGCACGGCACCGCGATCGTCACGCTCGCGGCCCTCGTGAACGCCCTCAAGATCGTTCAGAAGAAGATCGAGGACGTCCGCATCGTCGTCTCCGGCGTCGGCGCCGCGGGCAACGCGATCGTCCAGCTCCTGAAGGCGCAGGGCGCGCGCAACATCATCGCGTGCGACCGCAAGGGCGCCATCCACCGCGGCCAGCAGCACACCGATGCGCACCGCATCTGGATCGCGGAGAACACGAACCCGGAGGCCTTCTCCGGCACCCTCGTCGAGGCGCTCAAGGGCTCGGACGTGTTCATCGGCGTCTCGGCCCCGAACCTCTTCGGCCCCGAGGAGGTCGCGACCATGGCCGAGAAGGCGATCGTCTTCGCGATGGCCAACCCGGACCCCGAGACCGACCCCATCGCCGCCGCCGACCATGCCGCCGTCGTCGCCACCGGCCGCAGCGACTTCCCGAACCAGATCAACAACGTCCTCGCGTTCCCGGGCATCTTCCGCGGCCTGCTCGACGCTGGCGTCTCGGACATCACCCCTGCCATGCTGGTGGCCGCGGCCCGGGCCATCGCCGCCCGCGTCTCCGACGAGGAGCTCAACGCGAGCTTCATCATCCCGAGCGTGTTCGATCCGCACGTCGCCCAGGACGTCGCCGCCGCCATCGTCGCGGCCGTGCAGGCGTAG
- the aceB gene encoding malate synthase A has translation MAITVTDHAPIARADEILTDEALAFVEELHRRFAAERNARLEARKARRAEAASTGRLDFLPETAEIRAGDWKVAEAPAALQDRRVEMTGPASPAKMAINALNSGAKVWLADMEDASSPLWANVVDSVLNLRDAANGSLSYTSAEGKEYRLRTDAPLAVVVTRPRGWHMEERHVLIDGEPAVGTLVDFGLHFFHVAKPLIASGRGPYYYLPKMESHLEARLWNEIFVFAQDYLGIPQGTIRATVLIETIPAAFEMDEILYELRDHASGLNAGRWDYLFSIIKYFRDAGSTFTLPDRASVVMTAPFMRAYTELLVKTCHHRGAFAMGGMAAFIPNRKEPDITAAAIEKVRADKTREATDGFDGSWVAHPDLVPTCREVFDAVLGDKPNQVDRQRPEVSVTADQLLDVSSAAGEATEAGLHLNLYVAVAYTAVWLSGNGAVAIHNLMEDAATAEISRSQVWQQIHNRVVLADTGNTVTRELVEQILAEETERLRGEVDPKMFAKFYEPASRLIADICLSEDYTDFLTTPAYELVG, from the coding sequence ATGGCCATCACTGTGACCGACCACGCGCCCATCGCGCGCGCCGACGAGATCCTCACCGACGAGGCCCTCGCCTTCGTCGAGGAGCTCCACCGGCGCTTCGCCGCCGAGCGCAACGCCCGGCTCGAGGCCCGCAAGGCCCGCCGCGCCGAGGCCGCGAGCACCGGCAGGCTCGACTTCCTGCCGGAGACCGCAGAGATCCGCGCCGGCGACTGGAAGGTCGCCGAGGCACCCGCGGCGCTGCAGGACCGCCGCGTCGAGATGACCGGGCCGGCGAGCCCGGCCAAGATGGCGATCAACGCCCTCAACTCCGGCGCCAAGGTCTGGCTCGCCGACATGGAGGACGCCTCGAGCCCGCTGTGGGCCAACGTGGTCGACTCAGTCCTCAACCTGCGCGATGCAGCGAACGGTTCCCTCTCCTACACCTCGGCCGAGGGCAAGGAGTACCGCCTGCGCACCGACGCGCCGCTCGCCGTCGTGGTCACCCGCCCGCGCGGCTGGCACATGGAGGAGCGGCACGTGCTCATCGACGGCGAGCCGGCCGTCGGCACGCTCGTGGACTTCGGCCTGCACTTCTTCCACGTCGCCAAGCCCCTCATCGCCTCCGGCCGCGGCCCGTACTACTACCTGCCCAAGATGGAGAGCCACCTCGAGGCCCGCCTCTGGAACGAGATCTTCGTCTTCGCCCAGGACTACCTCGGCATCCCGCAGGGCACCATCCGGGCCACCGTGCTGATCGAGACCATCCCGGCCGCGTTCGAGATGGACGAGATCCTCTACGAGCTCCGCGACCACGCCTCCGGCCTGAACGCCGGCCGCTGGGACTACCTGTTCAGCATCATCAAGTACTTCCGCGACGCCGGCTCGACGTTCACCCTCCCCGACCGCGCCTCGGTGGTCATGACCGCCCCGTTCATGCGCGCCTACACCGAGCTCCTCGTGAAGACCTGCCACCACCGCGGCGCCTTCGCGATGGGCGGCATGGCCGCGTTCATCCCGAACCGCAAGGAGCCGGACATCACGGCCGCGGCGATCGAGAAGGTCCGCGCGGACAAGACCCGCGAGGCCACCGACGGCTTCGACGGCTCGTGGGTGGCACACCCGGACCTCGTGCCGACCTGCCGCGAGGTGTTCGACGCCGTCCTCGGCGACAAGCCGAACCAGGTGGACCGCCAGCGCCCCGAGGTCTCGGTCACCGCGGACCAGCTCCTGGACGTCTCCTCCGCCGCCGGCGAGGCCACCGAGGCCGGCCTGCACCTCAACCTCTACGTCGCGGTGGCCTACACCGCGGTGTGGCTCTCGGGCAACGGGGCCGTGGCCATCCACAACCTCATGGAGGACGCCGCCACCGCCGAGATCTCCCGCTCCCAGGTGTGGCAGCAGATCCACAACAGGGTGGTCCTCGCCGACACGGGCAACACCGTGACGCGCGAGCTCGTCGAGCAGATCCTCGCCGAGGAGACCGAGCGCCTGCGCGGCGAGGTGGACCCGAAGATGTTCGCGAAGTTCTACGAGCCGGCGAGCCGCCTCATCGCGGACATCTGCCTGTCCGAGGACTACACGGACTTCCTCACCACCCCGGCCTACGAGCTGGTGGGCTAA
- a CDS encoding IclR family transcriptional regulator, with product MAEKASGGVQSVERVFELLELITDAGGDVTLSELSSSTELPLPTIHRLLRTLVSLGYVRQLPNRRYALGPRLIRLGEGANKQLGALAAPQLAMLVERLGETSNMAVLDSDMVIYVAQVPSPHAMRMFTEVGRRAHTHDTGVGKAILAQLDDDQVRSIVARQGMPTPTPYSLGDVESLLSDLDKIRARGYAIDEQEQEIGVRCFSMAVPNAPTPTAISVSGPVSRVDESFGERAVPLLREAAANISAELNRT from the coding sequence ATGGCCGAGAAGGCATCAGGCGGCGTCCAGTCGGTCGAGCGGGTCTTCGAGCTGCTCGAGCTCATCACTGATGCGGGCGGCGACGTCACCCTCAGTGAGCTGTCCTCCTCCACGGAGCTCCCGCTGCCCACGATCCACCGGCTCCTGCGCACGCTCGTCAGCCTCGGCTACGTGCGCCAGCTGCCCAACCGCCGCTATGCGCTCGGCCCGCGGCTGATCCGGCTCGGCGAGGGCGCGAACAAGCAGCTCGGGGCCTTGGCGGCACCGCAGCTGGCCATGCTCGTCGAGCGCCTCGGGGAGACCTCGAACATGGCGGTCCTCGACTCGGACATGGTCATCTACGTTGCCCAGGTCCCCTCGCCCCACGCGATGCGCATGTTCACCGAGGTCGGCCGGCGCGCCCACACCCACGACACCGGCGTCGGCAAGGCGATCCTCGCCCAGCTCGACGACGACCAGGTCCGTTCGATCGTCGCGCGCCAGGGCATGCCGACCCCGACCCCCTACAGCCTCGGCGACGTCGAGTCCCTGCTGTCGGACCTCGACAAGATCCGCGCGCGCGGGTACGCGATCGACGAGCAGGAGCAGGAGATCGGCGTCCGCTGCTTCTCCATGGCCGTCCCCAATGCCCCGACGCCCACGGCCATCTCGGTCTCGGGCCCGGTGTCCCGGGTCGACGAATCGTTCGGCGAGCGAGCCGTTCCCCTCCTGCGCGAGGCGGCCGCGAACATCTCGGCCGAGCTCAACCGAACCTGA
- the aceE gene encoding pyruvate dehydrogenase (acetyl-transferring), homodimeric type, with translation MLTSEPIQQFLGGAGAAVDRDPEETAEWIESFDSLVAERGTERAQFMVKNILQRAGAQSVGVPMVHTTDYINSIPSDQEPEYPGDEEVERRYRAYMRWNAAIMVHRAQRPGIGVGGHISTYAGAATLYEVGFNHFFRGKDHPGGGDQVFFQGHASPGMYARAFMEGRLTEEDLDGFRQEKSKECHALSSYPHPRMMPEFWEFPTVSMGIGPMNAIYQAQTNRYLHNRGIKDTSDQHVWAFLGDGEMDEPESRGLLQLAANENLDNLTFVVNCNLQRLDGPVRGNGKIIQELEAFFRGAGWNVIKVVWGREWDSLLTKDTEGNLVKLMNETPDGDYQTFKAENGAFVRDHFFGKTPQTKELVADYTDEQIWNLKRGGHDYHKVYAAYKAATEFKGKPTVILAKTVKGYGLGPHFEGRNATHQMKKMTLGDLKDFRDHLRIPITDEQLEANPYEPPYYHPGFDAPEIRYLLARRAELGGPVPERRKEHRAVALPAEKAYAIAKRGSGKQQAATTMSFVRLLKDIMRDADFGQRIVPIVPDESRTFGMDAFFPTAKIYNPKGQNYLSVDRDLVLAYKESPAGQLIHPGINEAGAVAAFTAAGTAYATHGEPLVPVYVFYSMFGFQRTGDAFWAAADQMTRGFIIGATAGRTTLTGEGLQHADGHSPLLAATNPAVVTYDPAYGYEIGHIVRAGLERMYGGKHPDPNVMYYLTVYNEPIVQPAEPAGLDVDALLKGMYRLASDAASGLGANAARTQLLASGVSVPWALEAQRILADEWGVAADVWSVTSWSELRRDGLAAEEQAFLHPELEAPLPFVTRQLAGASGPVVAVTDYNKSVPDQIRQFVPGDYAVLGADGFGFSDTRAAARRFFKIDAHSVVVRALQMLARRGEVDADAPRQAFERYRLLDVNAGTTGTTGGES, from the coding sequence GTGCTCACGTCAGAGCCTATCCAGCAGTTCCTCGGCGGCGCCGGGGCCGCCGTGGACCGCGACCCGGAGGAGACCGCCGAGTGGATCGAGTCCTTCGACTCGCTCGTGGCAGAGCGGGGCACCGAACGGGCCCAGTTCATGGTCAAGAACATCCTGCAGCGGGCGGGCGCGCAGAGCGTCGGCGTCCCGATGGTCCACACCACGGACTACATCAACTCGATTCCCTCCGACCAGGAGCCCGAGTACCCGGGCGACGAAGAGGTGGAGCGCCGCTACCGCGCATACATGCGCTGGAACGCCGCGATCATGGTCCACCGGGCCCAGCGCCCCGGCATCGGCGTCGGCGGCCACATCTCCACCTACGCCGGTGCGGCCACGCTCTACGAGGTGGGCTTCAACCACTTCTTCCGCGGCAAGGACCACCCCGGCGGCGGCGACCAGGTCTTCTTCCAGGGCCACGCCTCCCCGGGCATGTACGCCCGCGCGTTCATGGAGGGCCGCCTCACCGAGGAGGACCTCGACGGGTTCCGCCAGGAGAAGTCGAAGGAGTGCCACGCGCTCTCCTCCTATCCGCACCCGCGCATGATGCCGGAGTTCTGGGAGTTCCCCACGGTCTCCATGGGCATCGGCCCGATGAACGCGATCTACCAGGCGCAGACCAACCGCTACCTCCACAACCGCGGGATCAAGGACACCTCGGACCAGCACGTCTGGGCGTTCCTCGGCGACGGGGAGATGGACGAGCCGGAGTCCCGCGGCCTGCTCCAGCTCGCGGCGAACGAGAACCTGGACAACCTCACGTTCGTGGTCAACTGCAACCTCCAGCGCCTCGACGGGCCGGTGCGCGGCAATGGCAAGATCATCCAGGAGCTCGAGGCGTTCTTCCGGGGCGCGGGCTGGAACGTCATCAAGGTGGTCTGGGGCCGGGAGTGGGACTCCCTCCTGACGAAGGACACCGAGGGCAACCTGGTGAAGCTCATGAACGAGACCCCGGACGGCGACTACCAGACCTTCAAGGCCGAGAACGGGGCCTTCGTCCGGGACCACTTCTTCGGCAAGACCCCCCAGACCAAGGAGCTCGTCGCCGACTACACGGACGAGCAGATCTGGAACCTCAAGCGCGGCGGCCACGACTACCACAAGGTCTACGCGGCCTACAAGGCGGCCACCGAGTTCAAGGGCAAGCCCACGGTCATCCTGGCGAAGACGGTCAAGGGCTACGGCCTGGGCCCGCACTTCGAGGGCCGCAACGCGACCCACCAGATGAAGAAGATGACGCTGGGCGACCTCAAGGACTTCCGCGACCACCTGCGCATCCCGATCACGGACGAGCAGCTCGAGGCCAACCCCTACGAGCCCCCGTACTACCACCCGGGCTTCGACGCCCCGGAGATCCGCTACCTCCTCGCCCGCCGTGCCGAGCTGGGCGGTCCGGTACCCGAACGCCGCAAGGAGCACCGCGCCGTCGCCCTTCCGGCCGAGAAGGCGTACGCGATCGCCAAGCGCGGCTCGGGCAAGCAGCAGGCCGCCACCACGATGTCCTTCGTGCGCCTGCTCAAGGACATCATGCGGGATGCGGACTTCGGCCAGCGGATCGTGCCGATCGTTCCCGATGAGAGCCGGACGTTCGGCATGGACGCGTTCTTCCCCACGGCGAAGATCTACAACCCCAAGGGCCAGAACTACCTCTCGGTGGACCGCGACCTCGTCCTGGCCTACAAGGAGTCGCCGGCCGGGCAGCTCATCCACCCGGGCATCAACGAGGCCGGCGCCGTCGCGGCCTTCACGGCAGCCGGCACCGCCTACGCGACCCACGGCGAGCCGCTCGTGCCGGTCTACGTCTTCTACTCGATGTTCGGCTTCCAGCGCACCGGCGACGCCTTCTGGGCCGCGGCGGACCAGATGACGCGCGGGTTCATCATCGGCGCCACCGCGGGCCGGACCACGCTCACGGGCGAGGGCCTCCAGCACGCCGACGGGCACTCCCCCCTGCTCGCGGCGACCAACCCCGCCGTCGTCACCTACGACCCCGCCTACGGGTACGAGATCGGGCACATCGTGCGCGCCGGGCTCGAGCGCATGTACGGCGGCAAGCACCCCGACCCGAACGTCATGTACTACCTCACCGTCTACAACGAGCCGATCGTCCAGCCGGCCGAGCCCGCGGGCCTCGACGTCGACGCGCTGCTGAAGGGCATGTACCGCCTGGCGTCCGACGCCGCGTCCGGCCTCGGCGCCAACGCGGCCCGGACCCAGCTGCTCGCCTCGGGCGTCTCCGTGCCGTGGGCGCTCGAGGCCCAACGGATCCTCGCCGACGAGTGGGGCGTGGCCGCCGACGTGTGGAGCGTGACGAGCTGGAGCGAGCTGCGCCGCGACGGCCTCGCCGCCGAGGAGCAGGCGTTCCTGCACCCCGAGCTCGAGGCGCCCCTGCCGTTCGTGACCCGCCAGCTCGCGGGCGCCTCCGGCCCGGTGGTGGCCGTCACGGACTACAACAAGTCCGTCCCGGACCAGATCCGCCAGTTCGTCCCGGGAGACTACGCCGTGCTCGGCGCAGACGGCTTCGGCTTCTCGGACACCCGCGCCGCTGCCCGACGGTTCTTCAAGATCGACGCGCACTCCGTGGTGGTGCGGGCACTGCAGATGCTCGCCCGCCGCGGCGAGGTCGACGCCGACGCGCCCCGCCAGGCATTCGAGCGGTACCGCCTGCTCGATGTGAACGCCGGCACCACCGGGACCACGGGGGGCGAGAGCTAG